One window of the Chloroflexota bacterium genome contains the following:
- a CDS encoding nuclear transport factor 2 family protein, which yields MKRLLVLTVLLLGIAVVFVGCGAKSDSAAVEDTIRGYISAYNSGDYEKCVSYFDNLSEEERSAMLSELEQSGGSSEEITIESIDNITVSDSIATATVKMTWAGDTETSEISLVKKDGEWKLSTEDVGPANNLQAANAEIYNAKTAVAACMAEANKWTLTLHAAWNGTAGKVTATADDLSTIDAASFLNDAFRATYTFDVDGNLVSATLTPAPGNTAWTGIKWDHSTLSWVQA from the coding sequence ATGAAACGTCTTCTAGTTCTTACAGTACTCCTTCTAGGTATAGCAGTGGTTTTTGTAGGGTGTGGGGCTAAGAGCGATTCTGCTGCAGTGGAGGACACGATAAGAGGGTACATTTCTGCGTACAATTCTGGAGACTATGAGAAATGCGTGAGCTATTTCGATAACCTCAGTGAAGAGGAAAGAAGTGCCATGTTGTCTGAGCTAGAACAGAGCGGGGGATCGTCTGAGGAAATCACGATAGAGAGCATTGACAACATAACTGTCAGTGACTCAATAGCAACAGCCACTGTGAAGATGACCTGGGCAGGTGATACAGAGACGTCCGAAATAAGCCTGGTAAAGAAGGATGGGGAATGGAAACTCAGTACGGAAGATGTCGGGCCTGCCAATAACCTGCAGGCAGCCAATGCCGAGATATACAATGCCAAGACGGCAGTCGCTGCATGTATGGCCGAAGCTAATAAATGGACGCTCACGCTGCATGCTGCTTGGAATGGCACTGCAGGCAAGGTAACAGCTACGGCCGACGACTTGTCGACAATAGATGCGGCCAGCTTTCTAAACGATGCGTTCAGGGCTACTTACACGTTCGATGTGGATGGCAACCTTGTGAGCGCCACCCTCACCCCAGCTCCAGGCAATACGGCTTGGACTGGTATTAAGTGGGATCACAGTACCCTGAGTTGGGTGCAGGCCTAA
- a CDS encoding zinc ribbon domain-containing protein: protein MFCPKCGKETPENQAFCSGCGAPRQGLGTTNTSGMGPLAQIPPEIKGWNWGAFFLGWIWGLGNSVWIALIEWVPYVGWVMAFVLGAKGSEWAWAAKKWDSVEDFKRTQRTWALWGLGWWIAVAAILVLIIALVVLISD from the coding sequence ATGTTCTGTCCGAAGTGTGGCAAGGAAACCCCAGAGAACCAAGCCTTTTGTTCTGGCTGTGGTGCTCCTCGTCAGGGACTTGGCACAACAAATACATCTGGCATGGGACCACTCGCACAGATCCCGCCCGAGATCAAAGGCTGGAACTGGGGAGCCTTCTTTCTGGGATGGATATGGGGGCTGGGCAACAGCGTTTGGATTGCACTAATTGAGTGGGTACCCTATGTGGGCTGGGTCATGGCGTTCGTGCTTGGAGCGAAAGGAAGCGAGTGGGCGTGGGCTGCGAAGAAATGGGACAGCGTTGAAGACTTCAAGAGAACCCAGAGAACGTGGGCACTGTGGGGGCTGGGCTGGTGGATCGCTGTGGCTGCAATACTTGTATTGATTATTGCGCTCGTTGTGCTGATATCAGACTGA
- a CDS encoding tyrosine-type recombinase/integrase: MRDSLTDQAIADVVTTYAPKGIAAHDLRRTFAKLAHKGNAGLNQIQMSLGHSSIQTTERYLGVSQNLTDAPCDHLGLMG, from the coding sequence ATGAGGGATAGTCTGACCGATCAGGCGATAGCTGATGTGGTCACCACCTACGCTCCCAAGGGCATAGCGGCACACGACCTCAGGCGGACATTCGCCAAGTTGGCGCACAAAGGGAATGCGGGGCTCAATCAAATTCAGATGAGTCTGGGGCATTCCAGCATCCAGACCACGGAGAGGTATCTGGGAGTCTCTCAGAATCTCACAGACGCCCCGTGTGACCATCTGGGGCTGATGGGGTAG